Within the Gopherus flavomarginatus isolate rGopFla2 chromosome 8, rGopFla2.mat.asm, whole genome shotgun sequence genome, the region NNNNNNNNNNNNNNNNNNNNNNNNNNNNNNNNNNNNNNNNNNNNNNNNNNNNNNNNNNNNNNNNNNNNNNNNNNNNNNNNNNNNNNNNNNNNNNNNNNNNNNNNNNNNNNNNNNNNNNNNNNNNNNNNNNNNNNNNNNNNNNNNNNNNNNNNNNNNNNNNNNNNNNNNNNNNNNNNNNNNNNNNNNNNNNNNNNNNNNNNNNNNNNNNNNNNNNNNNNNNNNNNNNNNNNNNNNNNNNNNNNNNNNNNNNNNNNNNNNNNNNNNNNNNNNNNNNNNNNNNNNNNNNNNNNNNNNNNNNNNNNCCCCATTGCCTGACATGCATGGGCCCTCCTGCTCCCCAGAATCTGTGGGTGggggcccctgggggcccacgGATGTGGACAATGCCTCCTGCTCGCTCACCAGCTGGCTGGGTGCTGTTGGTGTTTGTCCCAAAGTCCTCATCGTAGGATTCATCGTTGGAGTCTTCCCCATCCACGGAGGACCAGGCCTTCAGCTTGGCTTCAGCAATGGCAAACTGCTCGGCCACacctggggaggcagggagggagaccAATGAGCTCTCAGGAGGGGCCCAATGGGCTGACGCCGGCCCCTCGTAGGTGCAGAGTAACTGGGTGTCCTGTCCCAGCATGCAGGGCGGGGACCCCTCGGGTTGGGTACTGCTGCACCGGGAGAACCAAGGTGGAGCACCACATGCTATGGCCACCTAGCCACGGCCCAGGCAAGCTGCTCTTAACAACAGGGTTTGTTCTCTGACAAGCAAAATCTGTCTCATCAATCCCAGAGCGGGTGTGTGGGGAGCCCCGTCACCAACATGGCCCAGAGCAGCGGGACCCTACATCACTGGCACGCTCTGCGCTGTCCACTGAAACCTGTGCAGGCACTGGTCCCACAGGTCGCGACTCGGGATCTTCGTGGGTCACTCAGTCCCCtgggcccagccctgtgctcagagcaacagtggctccaggcaccagcactccaagcgtgtgtctggggcggcaagccacaggagacgccctgccggtccctgcgagggcggcagtcaggctgcctttggtggcgcgcctgcaggaggtccaccggtcctgcggattcggcagcaattcagcggcgggtatgCCAAATTCGAGGGACCGGGGACCTGGTGGAATCAGTGGGACAGAGAGGgctcagcaccatgcaggacTGTGGCCATCAGTGGTGGGGACTCAGCACCAGGCAGGACTGGGCCTATTGGAGTCAGTGGAGACTCAGCGCTGTGCACAATCAGGCCTACCTCAGTCAGTGGGGCTGAGGGGCGGGGCTCACCACTGTGCAGGATTggcccactggaatcaatgggggctgcggtggggctcagtgcaggatcgggcccatcgGCGTCAATGGGGGCTCAGCACCACGCAGGATCAGGCCcgctcttttttaattttgcttGTCAGAGAACAAACCCTGTTGTTAAGAGCAGCTTGCCTGGTTAATTCCGGGCTGCAGCTGCCTCCGTGCGTCACCTTCCCCCAGATGCCAGGGAGGGGGCAGCTCCCTGCTGGAAGCTCCAGCTCTCCCGGGAACCAGCCTTaactctgctgcttctgccaggctCAAGACTCTGCCACCACCCAGGTAATGCAGCTGAAAGCCTGGGCAGCTGAGCTGCCTCAGTGGCCTCATGCAAAGCCCTGTCCACTGCCAGGAGAAATAGCTAGGCTCAGCAGTGGGGCTGGCGGGGGTGGGGacagctgggggagcagggtcTTGGGTGCTGAGTCAGACCCAGGCTCAGGGCCTGGGGTGCCAGCTCAGACCCACAGATGCAGGGCTCTGGGTGAATCCACAAACAGCAGCCAGTTCCTGATACTGCCCAGCAGCTAAACACACCTATgcagcccccacacagccctcaagatgactccctgctccctccagcatccctgtgcccctccccagtcATGTGTGACCCCCGGAGCCAGCAGGGCCCACTGCAGAAATATGCCTTGGACCCAGTGAGGGGGCTGGCTCAGCCTCCCGCCCTGGCCCTGCCACCAGGGCTCTGGGGAAGATTCGGGGCCCACATTGGCTACTTAAGGCACTTCCTTCAGATCTTGTCTTTCTCTACAACTtagggtccccccccccccaagtccagCCCCACCTGCCTCCCTGCCTGCTGTTCATTGCAATGCAGCCTGCACTGCAGCGAGGGGCTCGTTAAAATCTACCCTTCACCTGTCCCATGTGGGGTATTCACCATGGCCTCCATCCCGAGGGGGTGCTGCTCCTGCAgcctcctccccacagccagcagctccctcagctcctgctccccctgccctgcgcATCTCATCTGCCTGTCtgtcttccccacagccccaggggctgcattAAAGACCAGAGACCTCCTTATAGAGATACCCCCACAGGGGGAGGCGCTAGGGAGAGACAACGGAAAGACCAcgttgggagggggaagggtggggatggGACAAGGCTTGTGCTGTGGGTGGGGATGAAGCAGGCGGTGATTTACAGCAGCGAAGGCAAGGGCTGGAAAGCAGCTCCAGCCCCGTCTAGGCTGTGTCTCGGCACAAGGCAGCAGCGTGCTCAGCTCTGGTCGTGCAGACGGACTCTGTGCCTGGACTTTTAAAGAGACCAGGTCATTTGATAGCCACCAGGAACATTTCTCTAGAGAGGATCATTGGACGGGTGAGCAAATGCCaggctgccagggcagggaaggcgatagtgggggctgggaagggacgcttccctcccccccaccatcaGCAGCTGCAGTGGAATGGAGGTCCTGGCTTGTTACTGGGTGGATTGAGACTGGATTTGGCTAGGAGCTCAGGCTATCTGAGGTCTGTAGAACTCATGCATTGATTCCCTTTTCCGTCTGGGCAGCCAGCCTGCCATGTAGCAGCAATGTGGAAAGGGCAGGGTAACTGTGTCTCCCTTACACTGGTTTGTGACCCCCAGATTGAGAGCCCAGGGATTAGCAGAGCTCTTTGATGGGGCCCAAAGGATGCACCCCTCCATGGTCGATGCACCGCACTGCACATCCGTGTGCTGCCAGCCAGGTGAGGAGGTTCCCCTCCCTGCGAAGCGATAGGGTACTGGCTTCTCCCGCTGCTGGGACAGGCTTAGATTCTGTGCTAGACAATGAGCTGATCAGATCTGGCAACATGCACGTCCTTGTGCCCCCGCCCCCTCTTTCTGCCAGTGAATTCTGCAGCCCGCGGGGCGGGCTGGCTGCCTCGGTGACAGTCACGTGGCAGAGCTCCGCTAAGCAGGCACTTGCCTGACCCGGGGCAGCGGTCAGGgtggtgctgtggggctgggacgCTGGGCAGTCAGCTGAGACAGGTGGCACTAAGAGTTCACCCCCTGcctgcctggggtggggcaggttAATGATTCCCTCTCTGGCTCCGCTCCCTCCTTCCCACCAGCTCAGTGACTCAGCTCCCAGCCTGGTGCTGCAGAGATCTCCAAGGACAGGCCCTGCCGGGCCCTGCCAGCTCAGAAGAGCCCgcccaggggagcagagagcaatAACCAGGACACAGGCCCTTCCTCGCCTCCCTCCCTGGCAGGCCAGATCGCCTCCAGGCTGCGGCAAAACAGACCCACTTGCAAACAGTGCTGGACAAAGAGCTCGTGAGCAAAGCCCACACAGGTGCCTGGGGTCAGCACAGAGCCTTGGCTTCTGTCTGTGCCATCTGCAGACCCTGGCGTGGCGGGGGGCACGCTCTCCATGTTGCCTTGCTGTGGCCTGGCTGCTGTGTCCATCACAACAGCACATGTGGAGGCCTCACTGAGGCGTCAGGGCGAACCTCCACAGTGGGCAGAGAGGGTGCCCTACACGACAGCACCGCCCTGCTGTCCCCGGTTCCCCAGCCGACCAGGACCCAAGTCTGAGCAGCAGGGATGGGCCAATGGGGATCGCTACCAGCAGAGGAGTGGCACCGAACGGCGGTGATGGTGGAGCCGGTGGGAAGGACGTGCCCCTCTCTGCCACAGCAGGGGAGCGAGCCATTCCCAGCCAGCGGCCACGGGGCATTGTTCAGACCTCAGCCCCACCACCTCCAGGTTCTGCAGGGGGAACGGAGAGCACAGGGGTGCTTCACAATGCCCCAGTGAAGGGTAACTCCTCCCTCTCGCCCAATGGGGGGGTGTTAACCACCCCTCTGCCCAAACAGAGAGTGGGGGCTTAGTCCTCGTTTCTCCTTCTCCCCATTTCTCTGTTGGGTCCCCCTGgggagctctgtggggcagggccccaTTTCTGTGACAGGCCTGGCAATAACCCTCCTGCCATTCCTCTAACAGGGTGGGGAGCCCCCACTCCATCGCCCTCTCAAGTGAGCAAGGGGTCCATGCGCCCGGGCCCCTGGCACTGCTCCTACCTGCTGCGAATCTGGCCTCCTGCTCCCCTTCGCTCAGGTCCGAGTAGGAGTTGAAGGCGCTCTCCAGAGCCACTGGGGAGTCCGTGGGCTTGCACCAGCCTTTCCACTCAATGAGATGTGCCACCCTGCCCTGCGCCATGGCCGTGGGCTTGGTGACATGGTCCTTCACCACCTGCGAGATACCTGAACACACCGGGCAGCATCAGGGACTGCAGCAGGCAGGGTTCCAGGAGGGGGGGCTATGGAAGCCCAGCACCCACCCATTGGGACACCCCATGTCACCCCCAATGGGACACCCTCACCCCCCAATGAGATATCCCTGGGGAACTCCCCCATGAGATATCCTCTGTCCCCATAAGCTCATCCCACAGGTGACACAAACCCCAAGGAGACAGCCTCACCCCAACTCCAAATCCCATGAAACTCCCCTCTCCTAGTAGGATACCCCCCAAGGGCAGACCCCTCTGAGACACGCACACGAGGCCCCCTGGTATTACCGTGCAGGGAGGACCGCGCGAGGGCAGCAATCTCCTGGATTGTGAGCGCTCGCCGGGACTTGGGTAACATTTCGACAGTGTCTTCAACATTTACCTATAACACAGAAGAGAAGTAGGtaagtccccaccccagcagtcTGGACACCTGCCCTTTGCTATCCCTTGAGACAGAGACCCCATATCGAGAGAGAGGGATAGAGCCATCAATCAACACTCCCTGACTCAATTAACCCCCTTCCTCACAGAGAAGTCTCCACCCTGAGTCCAGGACGGGgaccctctctctgtctcctgccccactgcacttTATCAGTTACAGTTTAAAGGAACTCGAGGGAAACACAACAGGGGGCTTGAAAGACACACCCCATTCTCCCAAAATGTTTGGTACAGCCTGAAATCTCActtgaaacattaatacagatTGGCTTGAACATGACCCAGCCCACATAGGCAAGAGATTATTCAGAGCATCCTGATAGGTGCTCAAATATTTGCAGTGGTAATGGAGGCCAGATAGACTGATGGCTCGAGACTCATTGATGTTCTGTAGGAACTATGCACCTAAATGTCattttgcctttaaaaatctatACTATATATTATAGGTGACGCTGAAGTGATGTGTATAGTTAAGTTTACCTGACAGTTATCATTGTAGGTCCCTGTTTTCAGATGATTATAACTTGCCAGACTTTAACtgtttgggttgaaattttccatgccaggtgcctgcctcaggctgaatatatttatatattttaaatgtccAGCTAAAATGATTCAGCTATTTCCAAGAGCAAGGTTAGggaaaaaatatgttgttttctATTTGctaaaaaaatt harbors:
- the FAM131A gene encoding protein FAM131A; this encodes MGCIGSKGTLVAVDTTLHVEWSEVKALPALSPVGSTRTSLVHRLVRQSSVDSQDSLEVNVEDTVEMLPKSRRALTIQEIAALARSSLHGISQVVKDHVTKPTAMAQGRVAHLIEWKGWCKPTDSPVALESAFNSYSDLSEGEQEARFAAGVAEQFAIAEAKLKAWSSVDGEDSNDESYDEDFGTNTNSTQPAGAP